CCGACCAGCGTGCGGAAGATCCCCACCGGGAGTGCCTGGCATAGCTCAACACCAGCGGCGCGAAGACGTGCGGGCTGAGGCCCTCTCCACCATGGCCGCGCGCCAAGTGCGTCGATCAAAATCTGGCAATGCACCCCTCGCTGAGCGGCCTCGATCACGGCTTCGAGTACTTCATCGGCGGCTCCGCCTTCATTCCAAATGTAGAACTCCATCAACACGCTCTGGCGTGCGGATTTCACGTCATGCGCAATGGCAGCGAGCATCTCCTGCGTATCGGAAAACAATTCGAATCGGCTGCCGCAAACTGTGGGGCTGCCGATGCTGGATCGCCCGAGATTATCCAGACCCTGCGCCGCAACGGGCAGGCGATCCCAGCGGACATCGGTCAGTCGCTGAGCGATGGCCACGTCGCCAATCTCCCGGAAACTCTTCGTTAGGCTGGCAATTCGCGACGCGCGGCGTTTCCCGATGCGACGTTCGCCGATCAGTAGGTAAAGCGTGATCCCTGCGGCCGGCAACAGGGCGACAATCAGAATCCAAGCCAATGCCACTCCCGTTGCGGGCCGGGCCATGATGATTCTTACCAATACTGCTAATACGGTTACCGCATGTGCGATGGCGAGTAGGTTGGCAGGGCGAAGTAACCAGTCGAGCATTACAAAACTTTGATTTGAGGTTCTCGATATCCGCTTAATAGTCCGCCGGTGCCGACTGCGCTGCGATCTTGATCGCCGGAAGTCCCAGTTGATTGCGCAGTGGGTCGAGGATCTCCCGCGTGCGGCTGGCACCACAGCGAGTCACACCGAGTTCGCGCACCGCTTGCAACCCGGCGAGATCACGCACGCCTCCCGCCGCCTTAATTTGGACGTGCGGTGCGGCCCAACGACGCATCAAGCGTAGGTCCTCGTGAGTTGCACCACCGCTGCCGAACCCTGTGGATGTTTTGATCCAATCGGCATTGAGCTCCGAACATATTTGGCAGAGTCGCACCTTCTGCTCGTCACTAAGATAACAGTTTTCAAAAATCACCTTGATCTTCCGATCGATCTGATGGGCGACGTCAATCACCGCAGCGATGTCGTCGGTTACCTCGCCCCAACAACCACTGATAACACTGCTAATGTTGACCACCATGTCGAGTTCCTGGCATCCATCGGCGAGGGCGCGCGTTGCCTCGGCCCGCTTAATTGCAGTGGTATTCACGCCCAGCGGAAATCCGATGACCGTCGATGTTTTCACTGTCGATCCGCGGAGGAGGTCGGCACAGCGCGTCACGTAGCAGGGCATGATGCAAACACTGGCAACGTCGTAGGCACGGGCCAGTTCAATGCCCGCGTCGACTTCGGTAGCGCTGAGGTGGGGCGCCAGCAGGGCGTGGTCGATCATCTTGGCAAGTTCGATGTACTGGGCGTTCATGAAAGGTGATTTCAGACAGAATTG
This genomic window from Allorhodopirellula heiligendammensis contains:
- the deoC gene encoding deoxyribose-phosphate aldolase, which gives rise to MNAQYIELAKMIDHALLAPHLSATEVDAGIELARAYDVASVCIMPCYVTRCADLLRGSTVKTSTVIGFPLGVNTTAIKRAEATRALADGCQELDMVVNISSVISGCWGEVTDDIAAVIDVAHQIDRKIKVIFENCYLSDEQKVRLCQICSELNADWIKTSTGFGSGGATHEDLRLMRRWAAPHVQIKAAGGVRDLAGLQAVRELGVTRCGASRTREILDPLRNQLGLPAIKIAAQSAPADY